In Phreatobacter aquaticus, a single genomic region encodes these proteins:
- a CDS encoding aminotransferase class I/II-fold pyridoxal phosphate-dependent enzyme encodes MNFQQIPQDGIRAASTPPPQLSGILRRIATLGDMLDRAVGEQDHPLRIQIDEIHGPVHATISGRKTTLFGTNSYLGLNFDPRCIAAAHEALDKWGTGSTASRVASGNQQGHVALEKTIADFYGRPDAIVYSTGFMANLGSIGGLASDGDLILYDAYCHASIIDACRASGATFKPFKHNDTADLERALTEATVPASRILVVLEGLYSVWGDIGDVIGLATVAKNHGALVLVDEAHGMGMYGANGRGVTEVQGAEHLVDAIVGTFSKSVGVIGGFCVTFHPALRSLRYLSRAYLYTASLPPAVVASARTAIEIIGSEPDLRADLWRKAERFCTSVEAMGYVLRATPGPVGAIRMRGLIQGLEFWRDLLASGIYVNLLIPPATPNGEVLLRFSVSAAHTDADIDQFLAILREFAPRAISA; translated from the coding sequence ATGAACTTCCAGCAGATTCCGCAAGACGGCATACGCGCCGCTTCGACACCGCCCCCCCAGTTGTCCGGTATCCTGCGCCGCATCGCGACCCTCGGCGACATGCTTGACCGAGCAGTCGGTGAGCAGGACCATCCGCTGCGGATCCAGATCGATGAGATTCATGGACCGGTCCATGCGACGATCAGCGGCCGTAAGACCACGCTGTTTGGCACCAACAGCTATCTCGGGCTGAATTTCGACCCGCGCTGCATTGCCGCCGCCCATGAGGCACTCGACAAATGGGGCACGGGCTCGACCGCCTCTCGCGTCGCCAGCGGCAACCAGCAGGGTCATGTGGCCCTCGAGAAAACAATCGCGGATTTCTATGGCCGTCCGGACGCCATCGTCTATTCGACCGGCTTCATGGCCAATCTCGGCTCCATCGGCGGCCTCGCCAGCGATGGCGACCTGATCCTCTATGATGCCTATTGCCATGCCAGCATCATCGACGCCTGCCGCGCCAGCGGTGCCACGTTCAAGCCGTTCAAGCACAACGACACGGCCGATCTGGAACGGGCTTTGACCGAAGCGACCGTCCCGGCTTCGCGCATTCTCGTGGTTCTCGAAGGGCTCTATTCGGTCTGGGGCGATATCGGCGACGTCATCGGGCTCGCGACGGTCGCCAAGAACCATGGCGCGCTGGTTCTCGTCGATGAAGCCCACGGCATGGGCATGTATGGCGCCAATGGCCGCGGTGTCACCGAGGTTCAGGGCGCCGAGCACCTGGTCGATGCCATCGTCGGCACGTTCTCCAAGAGCGTCGGCGTGATCGGCGGCTTCTGCGTCACCTTCCACCCCGCCTTGCGCTCGCTGCGCTATCTGTCGCGAGCCTATCTCTACACCGCCTCGCTGCCGCCAGCGGTCGTCGCCTCCGCGCGCACGGCGATCGAGATCATCGGGTCAGAGCCTGACCTGCGCGCCGATCTCTGGCGCAAGGCCGAGCGGTTCTGCACAAGCGTCGAGGCCATGGGCTATGTCCTGCGCGCCACGCCGGGCCCTGTCGGAGCCATCCGGATGCGCGGCCTGATCCAGGGGCTGGAGTTCTGGCGGGATCTGCTGGCAAGCGGCATCTACGTCAACCTGCTGATCCCGCCGGCGACGCCGAACGGCGAAGTGCTGTTGCGGTTCTCGGTGTCAGCCGCCCACACGGACGCGGATATCGATCAGTTCCTGGCCATTCTGCGCGAATTTGCCCCGCGCGCCATTTCGGCCTGA
- a CDS encoding MaoC family dehydratase, with product MSDDRFPVGTALPEQRYGPITQSDIAAYALASGDDNPIHVDAEAARAIGLPGTVVQGMLMMAYADQALAKWFPEGQIGKLSCRFAAPLLAGDSLAVSARVVQVSDLESGRSLTLRLILRNSDAKVIAMAEAAVAM from the coding sequence ATGAGCGACGACCGCTTCCCCGTCGGGACTGCCCTGCCCGAGCAGCGGTATGGGCCGATCACGCAGAGCGACATCGCCGCCTATGCGCTTGCATCCGGAGACGACAATCCGATCCATGTCGATGCCGAAGCCGCGCGGGCCATCGGGCTGCCGGGCACTGTCGTCCAGGGCATGCTGATGATGGCCTATGCCGATCAGGCGCTCGCCAAGTGGTTTCCCGAAGGACAGATCGGCAAACTGTCGTGCAGGTTCGCAGCACCGCTGCTCGCAGGCGACAGCCTCGCCGTCAGCGCGCGCGTGGTGCAGGTCAGCGACCTCGAGAGCGGACGCTCCTTGACGCTCCGGCTGATCCTGCGGAACTCCGATGCGAAGGTGATCGCGATGGCGGAAGCCGCCGTCGCGATGTGA
- a CDS encoding beta-ketoacyl-[acyl-carrier-protein] synthase family protein: MTQRSVVVTGLGAISTAGIGVDLLWNAAAEGVSGARTVMLDYEYGNLIKVAAQLHDFDLARFFPNQKTAFLDRVTMMAMIAAKEAVTDAGLAEAGPFGPRTSVIVGTGIGSLQTIEESSRTMLLEGKRPDPLTVPRAMTSASASNIGMTYGCTGTSFVISSACASSSQALGIATQMVRAGMTDRVIVGGTEAIVTPGGMKGWEVMRVLSPTLCRPFSKGRNGLLLGEGAAMLVIEAEELAVARGARIRARILGYGTTSDARDMLRPDVDGATNAMVAAIDDAGIDSNDIDYVNAHGTATVLNDTTESEALGRIFGNRLGQVPVSSTKPIHGHTLGAAGAMEAVISIRAMEESFVPPTINFLEADPNCPIDCVPNVGRPGKIRHVLNNSFAFGGINAALVFGSAQ; the protein is encoded by the coding sequence GTGACACAGCGTTCCGTTGTCGTCACCGGCCTTGGTGCGATCAGCACGGCCGGAATTGGCGTCGATTTGCTCTGGAATGCCGCGGCTGAAGGCGTTTCCGGTGCACGGACTGTCATGCTGGACTACGAGTACGGCAATCTCATCAAGGTTGCCGCTCAACTCCATGATTTTGACCTGGCGCGGTTCTTTCCGAACCAGAAGACGGCCTTTCTCGATCGCGTCACCATGATGGCGATGATCGCCGCCAAAGAGGCAGTCACAGATGCCGGCCTTGCCGAAGCAGGTCCCTTTGGGCCGCGGACCTCGGTCATCGTCGGGACAGGGATCGGCAGCCTGCAGACGATCGAGGAATCGAGCCGCACCATGCTGCTCGAAGGCAAACGCCCGGATCCGCTGACCGTCCCTCGGGCGATGACCAGCGCATCCGCCTCCAATATCGGCATGACCTATGGGTGCACCGGCACCAGCTTCGTGATTTCGAGCGCCTGTGCGTCGTCATCGCAGGCCCTCGGCATCGCCACCCAGATGGTGCGGGCCGGCATGACCGACCGCGTCATCGTGGGCGGCACGGAAGCCATCGTCACGCCCGGCGGCATGAAGGGCTGGGAAGTGATGCGCGTGCTGTCGCCGACCCTGTGCCGCCCCTTCTCCAAGGGGCGCAACGGTCTGCTGCTCGGCGAAGGCGCAGCCATGCTGGTCATCGAGGCGGAGGAGCTTGCGGTCGCACGCGGGGCCCGCATCCGGGCGCGCATTCTCGGCTATGGCACCACCAGCGATGCGCGGGACATGCTGCGTCCTGACGTCGATGGCGCCACCAATGCCATGGTGGCGGCGATCGATGATGCAGGGATCGATTCAAACGACATCGATTATGTCAACGCACATGGCACGGCGACTGTGCTGAACGATACGACCGAGAGCGAGGCCCTCGGGCGGATCTTCGGGAACAGGCTTGGCCAAGTGCCGGTCAGTTCGACCAAGCCGATCCACGGCCACACCCTGGGTGCGGCCGGCGCGATGGAAGCGGTGATCTCGATCCGCGCGATGGAAGAGAGCTTCGTGCCGCCGACGATCAATTTTCTTGAGGCCGATCCGAACTGCCCGATCGATTGCGTGCCCAATGTCGGAAGGCCCGGCAAGATCCGGCACGTTCTGAACAATTCCTTCGCCTTCGGCGGCATCAACGCCGCACTGGTGTTTGGAAGCGCCCAGTGA
- a CDS encoding acyl carrier protein, whose product MSGTASPFGDDQLTQDLITVIAQEGMVDLAGVGPETTLESLNIASVDYMMILAAIEEKFSVYIPMDESLAQVKDVGGLIAVLKEQILAGKKT is encoded by the coding sequence ATGAGCGGGACAGCATCGCCCTTCGGGGATGACCAGTTGACGCAGGACCTGATCACCGTGATCGCCCAGGAAGGCATGGTCGATCTCGCGGGTGTCGGGCCTGAAACGACTCTGGAATCGCTCAATATCGCCAGCGTCGACTACATGATGATCCTCGCGGCCATCGAGGAGAAATTCTCGGTCTATATCCCGATGGACGAAAGTCTGGCGCAGGTGAAGGATGTCGGCGGCTTGATCGCGGTCCTCAAGGAACAGATTCTGGCCGGAAAGAAGACCTGA
- a CDS encoding DUF4833 domain-containing protein, with protein MLTRREIPLLSALFALGGSVGAVAQDDRLPAIAVRGSEVTVSRQLIIARPDLPVPADPGMLFYVQHSINKNQIVYAARQNAAGKLDRDEPVEAFWRRFDEDGRRRALTFFERVFAFGVRVSPLPDERFQARIAGYRDRGIVVDLDGAGKPRGLLTVGQRTVRLVYAYAVADDSGFIPKVHHVDFHGFDIASGEAIRERIRLDM; from the coding sequence ATGCTGACCCGTCGTGAAATCCCATTGCTGTCCGCCCTGTTCGCCCTCGGTGGCAGCGTTGGCGCCGTTGCGCAGGATGATCGCCTGCCCGCCATCGCCGTGCGTGGATCGGAGGTGACGGTCAGCCGCCAGCTGATCATTGCCCGGCCGGATCTTCCCGTGCCCGCCGATCCCGGAATGCTCTTTTATGTCCAGCATTCGATCAACAAGAACCAGATCGTCTACGCGGCGCGCCAGAACGCGGCTGGCAAGCTCGATCGGGACGAACCAGTCGAGGCGTTCTGGCGTCGTTTTGATGAGGATGGCCGGCGGCGCGCTCTGACCTTCTTCGAGCGTGTCTTTGCCTTCGGGGTCCGTGTCTCGCCGCTGCCGGATGAGCGCTTTCAGGCGCGGATCGCAGGATATCGCGACCGGGGCATCGTGGTTGACCTCGACGGCGCAGGGAAGCCGCGCGGGTTGCTGACGGTTGGTCAGCGCACGGTTCGTCTCGTTTATGCCTATGCCGTTGCCGATGACAGCGGCTTCATCCCCAAGGTCCACCATGTCGATTTCCATGGCTTCGATATCGCTTCGGGCGAGGCTATCCGCGAGCGTATCCGTCTCGACATGTGA
- a CDS encoding glycosyltransferase family 32 protein, giving the protein MIPPILHQTWKSTELPADLRAMQASFLALNPTMELRFYDDDRMRDFVRDAFPDYLQIFDELAFPVLKADLFRLLAVLKVGGFYADMDMECLAPLSQFYGSDSAIFGVEAHVTRTRQQELGYDQPFQIANCIFAAPPGHPFLRSVVDRVVDHLRTRSVARIGDIEDATGPKALTRIFYAERPKDVRVLKQICWVPPDVFADFAPTRARVMCRHHFLGSWKGEGPGPSLKRRLIERNRLPNPFPTSIWHDFGWS; this is encoded by the coding sequence GTGATACCGCCGATCCTGCACCAGACCTGGAAATCGACCGAACTGCCAGCCGATCTGCGGGCGATGCAGGCGAGCTTTCTCGCGCTGAACCCCACGATGGAGTTGCGCTTCTACGATGACGACCGGATGCGTGACTTCGTCCGGGACGCATTTCCGGACTATCTCCAGATTTTCGATGAACTGGCCTTTCCAGTTCTGAAAGCCGACCTTTTCCGCCTCCTGGCCGTGCTCAAGGTCGGCGGCTTCTACGCTGACATGGACATGGAGTGTCTGGCTCCGCTGTCGCAATTCTACGGCTCGGACAGCGCCATCTTCGGTGTCGAAGCCCATGTCACCCGAACCCGCCAACAGGAACTCGGCTATGACCAGCCGTTCCAGATCGCCAATTGCATCTTCGCGGCCCCGCCCGGTCACCCGTTCTTGCGCAGCGTGGTCGACCGGGTTGTCGACCACCTGAGGACAAGGTCGGTTGCGAGGATCGGCGACATCGAGGATGCGACCGGGCCAAAAGCCCTCACGCGCATATTCTACGCCGAGCGCCCAAAGGACGTGCGGGTTCTCAAGCAGATATGCTGGGTGCCACCGGACGTCTTCGCCGATTTCGCCCCGACCCGCGCCCGCGTGATGTGCCGCCATCACTTCCTGGGCTCGTGGAAAGGCGAAGGGCCAGGCCCCTCGCTCAAGCGTCGGTTGATCGAGCGCAACCGCCTGCCCAACCCATTCCCGACGTCAATCTGGCATGATTTCGGCTGGTCGTAG
- a CDS encoding LptF/LptG family permease: MGKPSFRPSPGEERRFLTVYFGTYTRIQAISHARHAATVVAALLVIALTLDLATLIERILAQAPDQSALGRALHVAWYIMLRIADLIGTLLPLGTFLGIFWSEVTLTQTRERLVVWNGGRTPLQTLMPLLILGLICGIAQTAALMWLRPAAVAYQIENGIGSYGGRFDRRLQAHATWITLDNHLIRARIDYRNSRLIDVDIYEISTSGRMTSRIQARSAVPSSVAGQWTFIDGSRWIAPLPSDEQTNIGEAKWFTEEVLPLPLDPLWLANFAIEARFLPQQTLLALAALGDGVPNDAAYATWKQVRMAQALLPFGMMGLASALAMTLIAFRTTLKSVIGIGLTGYFVHVATHLIVWLGEYGYVAPILAGWLIPVATIAATLLLLVRLTPAIPPNDRRPGSLQPAAS, from the coding sequence ATGGGCAAACCTTCCTTTCGACCGTCACCGGGCGAGGAACGACGGTTCCTGACCGTCTATTTCGGGACCTACACCCGCATACAGGCGATCTCCCATGCGCGCCATGCGGCGACGGTCGTCGCTGCGCTGCTGGTCATCGCGTTGACGCTCGACCTCGCAACGCTCATCGAGCGCATTCTGGCCCAGGCGCCGGACCAGAGCGCGCTTGGCAGAGCCCTTCACGTTGCCTGGTACATCATGCTCCGGATCGCGGATCTGATCGGCACCTTGCTGCCGCTGGGCACGTTCCTCGGCATCTTCTGGTCAGAGGTGACCCTCACGCAGACGCGCGAGCGGCTGGTCGTCTGGAACGGCGGACGGACTCCACTCCAGACTCTCATGCCGCTTCTGATCCTCGGTCTGATATGCGGGATCGCTCAGACCGCGGCCCTGATGTGGCTCAGACCGGCGGCGGTTGCCTACCAGATCGAGAATGGCATCGGCTCATATGGGGGACGTTTCGACCGGCGCCTGCAAGCGCACGCCACTTGGATCACCCTGGACAATCACCTGATCCGAGCGCGGATCGACTATCGCAACAGCCGGCTGATTGATGTCGATATCTATGAGATTTCAACGTCCGGCCGCATGACCAGCCGAATCCAGGCGCGCTCGGCCGTTCCCTCATCCGTTGCCGGTCAATGGACCTTCATCGACGGCAGCCGCTGGATCGCGCCCCTGCCAAGCGACGAACAGACGAATATCGGCGAGGCCAAATGGTTCACCGAGGAGGTGCTGCCTTTGCCGCTTGATCCCCTCTGGCTGGCCAATTTCGCCATTGAAGCACGCTTCCTGCCCCAACAGACACTGCTTGCTCTCGCGGCGCTCGGCGACGGCGTTCCAAACGACGCCGCCTATGCCACCTGGAAGCAGGTCCGCATGGCCCAGGCCCTGCTGCCATTCGGCATGATGGGGCTCGCCTCGGCGCTCGCCATGACGCTGATAGCCTTTCGCACGACGCTCAAATCCGTGATCGGGATCGGACTAACCGGGTATTTTGTCCATGTCGCCACTCATTTGATCGTGTGGCTCGGCGAATATGGCTATGTGGCTCCGATTCTCGCCGGCTGGCTGATCCCGGTCGCGACCATTGCCGCGACCCTGCTGTTGTTGGTCCGCCTCACACCCGCGATCCCGCCCAACGACCGACGGCCAGGCTCCCTGCAGCCGGCTGCATCATGA
- a CDS encoding LptF/LptG family permease, with amino-acid sequence MIHFLREITSGKRRFPRQQTRQVIRDVVWQVGLVLLLIESVFVAEKLLSGLLVELLAVSASFGKSLFLMAALMPEVFELALPAALLIAVYRVALGMREDREFLVLSSAGIPPYGLVRLILKIGLGAQVIALLVSGLVEPLSRFAFREVMFVAQYSALAGGTITKTRLIDTRVGTVWASPRSDEPENPRLFVRQEPQAGQERIVVANGARLTDPDRAGRVSLLLFDFSVDDFVVPPASLVPAGRPVRPMSAPVSSLRGQSTSQSMVINDVIALDPRGRDVAELTTIELFWSAGTDRAHLLALGKRLGRSLLCLLAPLIALIALSWTTRANQAFILPLACAGLMATEIIGTAALGTLAGTGLVPTLVLLVIFAATLTLALSGIAASRSSAIARPGLGRS; translated from the coding sequence TTGATCCATTTCCTGCGCGAGATCACATCGGGAAAGAGGCGCTTCCCGCGTCAGCAGACGCGGCAGGTGATTCGTGATGTCGTCTGGCAGGTCGGGCTTGTCCTGTTGCTGATCGAGTCGGTCTTCGTCGCCGAGAAGCTGCTGTCCGGCCTGCTGGTTGAACTTCTCGCGGTGAGCGCCTCGTTTGGCAAGTCACTGTTCCTGATGGCGGCGTTGATGCCGGAAGTGTTCGAATTGGCGCTGCCGGCGGCGCTCCTCATCGCCGTCTACCGGGTCGCGCTCGGCATGCGGGAGGACCGCGAATTCCTTGTCCTATCCAGCGCAGGGATACCGCCCTATGGACTGGTCCGGCTGATTCTGAAAATCGGCCTCGGGGCACAAGTCATCGCGCTTCTGGTGTCCGGTCTTGTCGAGCCGCTGTCGCGTTTCGCATTTCGGGAAGTGATGTTCGTCGCGCAATACAGTGCGCTGGCCGGGGGCACGATCACCAAAACGCGCCTGATCGACACTCGGGTGGGGACCGTGTGGGCGTCGCCACGCAGCGACGAGCCTGAAAATCCACGCCTGTTCGTGCGGCAGGAGCCGCAGGCGGGCCAGGAACGGATCGTGGTCGCCAATGGCGCCCGCCTGACGGATCCCGATCGCGCCGGGCGCGTCTCATTGCTGCTCTTCGACTTCTCGGTGGATGATTTCGTCGTGCCGCCGGCCAGCCTGGTGCCGGCGGGCCGCCCGGTCCGGCCAATGAGTGCGCCAGTCTCGTCGCTGCGCGGGCAATCGACCTCGCAGAGCATGGTCATCAACGATGTCATCGCGCTGGACCCACGCGGCCGTGATGTTGCTGAACTCACCACAATCGAACTGTTCTGGTCGGCCGGTACAGACCGCGCCCACCTGTTGGCTCTTGGCAAGCGCTTGGGGCGGAGCCTGCTCTGTCTGCTTGCCCCGCTGATTGCCCTGATCGCGCTATCCTGGACCACTCGGGCGAACCAGGCCTTCATCCTGCCTTTGGCATGCGCCGGTTTGATGGCGACCGAGATCATCGGCACAGCGGCACTTGGAACGCTTGCGGGTACGGGCCTCGTCCCGACACTCGTTCTGCTTGTGATCTTCGCCGCGACGCTGACATTGGCGCTGTCAGGCATCGCAGCATCCCGCAGTTCGGCGATTGCTCGCCCAGGTCTTGGCCGATCGTGA